The window NNNNNNNNNNNNNNNNNNNNNNNNNNNNNNNNNNNNNNNNNNNNNNNNNNNNNNNNNNNNNNNNNNNNNNNNNNNNNNNNNNNNNNNNNNCCGGGGCGGCGTAATCGGAgaggaggaaggagaggagatgatgatgccATCGGAGATAAGCcggagagtgatgatgatgcggAAACGGTACATAAGCTATGAAACATTGAGGAGAGACATGGTTCCTTGTCAGAAACCAGGTGCTTCTTACTACGCTTGTCGCT is drawn from Camelina sativa cultivar DH55 chromosome 1, Cs, whole genome shotgun sequence and contains these coding sequences:
- the LOC109126024 gene encoding protein RALF-like 24; its protein translation is GGVIGEEEGEEMMMPSEISRRVMMMRKRYISYETLRRDMVPCQKPGASYYACRSGQANSYNRGCSIITRCARDTNDIKT